In Synechococcus sp. UW69, the following are encoded in one genomic region:
- a CDS encoding ClC family H(+)/Cl(-) exchange transporter, with the protein MPALSEPKQRRHLLGSSRSIRRLLERRWLVVVLALALTGLGAAITGLLFTSGINLLRDWRLDLLDEFPAWVVLPALGAIGGMVSAWLITNLSPAAGGAGITHIMGFLRHRSVPMGLRVGLVKLVAGIIAIGSGFPLGPEGPAVQMGGSVAWQMSRWLRAPVAFRRVIVAAGGGAGIAAVFSAPIGGFIYAIEELLHSARPVVLLLVIITTFSADTLADVLGFLGLDPGGSGLNSTIGFQLEREYTPLVRFLPVDLLYLIALGVVIGVLAELYTRYVLTMQRQGNRWFGDRLILRMTLSGLVLGCVYAALPDAFHNPSELKHLIGAGKADISLALASFVVLFFSTGLAAGSGAPGGLFMPMLTLGGAIGLAGGIGVEALTGHVPTTYVFAGMGAFVAGCSRTPISAMFLAFALTKDLLILKPILVACLTSFLVARLFNPDSIYERQMGMELASEDRMQLRLNRHRRPFEAPTPAKGPSGDPL; encoded by the coding sequence GTGCCAGCCCTGAGCGAACCCAAACAACGACGCCACCTCCTGGGCTCCAGCCGGAGCATCAGGAGGTTGTTGGAGCGCCGCTGGCTGGTGGTGGTCCTGGCTCTGGCGCTCACTGGACTCGGAGCAGCCATCACCGGCCTGCTGTTCACCAGCGGTATCAACCTGCTGCGGGACTGGCGGCTCGATCTGCTCGATGAATTTCCTGCCTGGGTGGTGCTCCCCGCCCTCGGCGCCATCGGGGGCATGGTCTCCGCCTGGCTGATCACCAACCTGTCTCCAGCAGCTGGCGGAGCGGGGATCACCCACATCATGGGTTTCCTGCGCCACAGGTCGGTGCCGATGGGGCTTCGGGTGGGCCTGGTGAAGCTCGTGGCCGGCATCATTGCCATCGGCTCAGGCTTCCCTCTAGGCCCAGAAGGCCCAGCTGTGCAGATGGGCGGCTCCGTTGCCTGGCAGATGTCCCGCTGGCTGCGGGCACCGGTGGCCTTTCGGCGAGTGATTGTCGCTGCAGGCGGCGGAGCAGGCATTGCCGCCGTGTTCAGCGCTCCCATCGGCGGATTCATCTACGCCATCGAGGAGCTGCTCCACTCCGCTAGGCCCGTGGTCCTGTTGCTGGTGATCATCACCACCTTCTCGGCCGACACCCTGGCGGATGTGCTCGGCTTCCTCGGTCTCGACCCTGGGGGCAGTGGGTTGAACAGCACCATCGGTTTTCAACTGGAGCGGGAATACACCCCCCTGGTGCGCTTCCTGCCTGTCGATCTGCTGTACCTGATCGCTCTCGGCGTGGTGATCGGCGTGCTGGCAGAGCTGTACACCCGCTACGTGCTCACCATGCAGCGGCAGGGCAACCGTTGGTTCGGTGACCGGCTGATTCTGCGCATGACCCTGAGCGGACTCGTGTTGGGCTGCGTCTATGCGGCCCTGCCCGACGCCTTCCACAACCCCAGCGAGCTGAAGCACCTGATCGGAGCCGGCAAGGCCGACATCAGCCTGGCCCTCGCCAGCTTTGTGGTGCTGTTCTTCAGTACCGGTCTAGCGGCGGGCTCAGGAGCACCGGGGGGACTGTTCATGCCGATGCTGACGCTGGGAGGAGCCATTGGTTTGGCCGGCGGCATTGGCGTTGAGGCCCTCACCGGCCACGTTCCCACCACTTACGTGTTCGCTGGCATGGGTGCCTTCGTTGCCGGCTGTTCGCGAACCCCGATATCAGCCATGTTCCTGGCGTTTGCGCTCACCAAGGATCTGCTCATCCTCAAGCCCATCCTGGTGGCCTGCCTCACCAGTTTCCTGGTGGCCCGGTTGTTCAATCCGGATTCCATCTACGAACGCCAGATGGGTATGGAGCTGGCCTCCGAAGACCGAATGCAACTGCGCTTGAACCGTCACCGCCGACCGTTTGAAGCCCCCACACCAGCCAAAGGCCCTTCAGGAGATCCACTCTGA
- a CDS encoding diacylglycerol/polyprenol kinase family protein — MLSITGPIAILCWMAMVTAGAVLCRRLRPNQRELSRKIVHIGTGAVVPMAWVFQIPFVVAIPVAMVITLATAINHQWRFIPAVEDVNRNSYGTIAYGIAITTLLLLFWPTRADAVSAGVLVMALGDGLAGLIGRGVDSPKWELFGQTKSTVGTMTMAGVTGLVLIGLARWSEADLPLPAALSMVAIATGLEQLSWRGLDNLSVPLSVGVLWSRLVV, encoded by the coding sequence TTGCTTTCCATCACCGGACCCATCGCCATCCTCTGCTGGATGGCGATGGTGACAGCGGGAGCCGTGTTGTGTCGTCGCCTTCGTCCGAACCAACGGGAACTCAGTCGAAAAATTGTGCACATCGGAACCGGAGCCGTGGTTCCGATGGCCTGGGTCTTTCAGATTCCTTTCGTTGTCGCCATCCCAGTTGCGATGGTGATCACTCTTGCTACGGCGATCAACCACCAATGGCGCTTCATCCCCGCCGTTGAGGATGTCAATCGCAACAGCTACGGCACAATCGCCTACGGAATAGCAATCACAACGCTGCTTCTGCTGTTCTGGCCAACCCGAGCCGATGCCGTTTCCGCAGGGGTTCTCGTGATGGCACTGGGAGATGGGTTAGCAGGGTTGATCGGCAGGGGCGTCGACTCACCGAAATGGGAGCTCTTCGGTCAGACCAAGTCAACCGTTGGCACCATGACCATGGCAGGTGTCACGGGCCTGGTTCTGATCGGACTGGCCCGATGGTCGGAGGCTGACCTGCCCCTGCCAGCAGCCTTGAGCATGGTGGCCATCGCAACCGGCCTGGAACAGCTCAGCTGGCGCGGACTCGACAACCTCAGCGTTCCCCTCAGCGTTGGCGTTCTGTGGAGTCGACTGGTGGTCTGA
- the ppk1 gene encoding polyphosphate kinase 1 yields MCAAALAPEHYINRELSWIAFNERVLAQALDPRTPLLDQAKFSAIFSNNLDEFFMVRVASLKSQVEAGVSKPSEDGKSPLEQLLAIREQLIPLLKQQQVHYRQHLKPKLLEHNVELLDYKQLNEDQRTWVDNTFHTSVFPVLTPLAVDPAHPFPFVSNLSLNVAAVVVDPETGQRQFARVKVPQKNLARFIAIPSELSGTEDKPVHTAIALEQVIAFNLEVLFPGMTIEGHYFFRVTRDADLELRDLEADDLMLALEQGLRKRRMGGEVVRLEVPNEMPRDVVEMLMTGLSVEEEDLYVIDGPLGLDDLFGLTGLSLPKLKSRTQGGQTPAVLARSQQHLVEEGAIKADEFESIFSVIRRQDILLHHPYELFSTTVEEFINQAADDPQVMGIKMTLYRTSKDSPIIAALIRAAENGKQVMALVELKARFDEDNNIQWARHLEQSGVHVVYGVLGLKTHTKIVLVVRKEKEKLQSYVHIGTGNYNSKTSKLYTDLGLLTANQELGQDLVELFNYLTGFSKQQSFRRLLVAPVTLRKGMELLIRREIEHAQQGRQAVIRAKMNSLVDPSIISLLYEASQAGVKIELIIRGMCSLYPNRQGLSENIRVISIIGQFLEHSRIFWFANGGSPEVYIGSADWMSRNLDRRIEAVTPIEDPEHRQKLERLLQLYLNDNQGAWDMQSDGTFTQRKPTNEAPERNSQIQLVKEWSKGIQSL; encoded by the coding sequence ATGTGCGCAGCAGCCCTAGCCCCGGAGCACTACATCAACCGGGAGCTGAGCTGGATCGCCTTCAACGAAAGGGTGTTAGCCCAGGCCCTTGATCCGCGCACACCCTTGCTGGATCAAGCAAAGTTCAGCGCCATTTTCAGCAACAACCTCGACGAATTCTTCATGGTTCGCGTGGCTTCCTTGAAGTCACAGGTGGAGGCCGGCGTCAGCAAACCGAGTGAGGATGGCAAGTCACCCCTGGAGCAGCTGCTTGCGATCCGAGAGCAACTCATTCCCCTGCTGAAGCAGCAACAGGTGCACTACCGCCAACACCTGAAGCCAAAGCTGCTGGAACACAACGTTGAACTGCTCGATTACAAGCAACTCAACGAAGACCAGCGCACCTGGGTTGACAACACCTTCCACACGTCGGTGTTTCCGGTGCTGACGCCCCTGGCTGTAGACCCAGCCCATCCATTCCCTTTTGTCAGCAATCTGAGCCTGAACGTCGCCGCCGTGGTTGTTGACCCGGAAACAGGGCAACGTCAATTTGCACGCGTCAAAGTTCCGCAGAAGAATCTTGCTCGTTTCATCGCCATCCCCTCAGAACTGAGCGGAACTGAGGACAAACCAGTTCACACCGCCATTGCTCTCGAGCAGGTGATCGCCTTCAACCTTGAGGTGCTGTTTCCCGGCATGACGATCGAAGGTCACTACTTCTTCCGCGTGACGCGGGATGCGGATCTGGAACTGAGGGATCTGGAAGCCGATGACCTGATGCTGGCCCTGGAACAAGGGCTGCGGAAACGACGGATGGGCGGTGAGGTGGTGCGCCTCGAAGTTCCCAACGAGATGCCCAGAGACGTTGTGGAGATGCTGATGACCGGACTGAGCGTGGAAGAGGAAGACCTTTACGTGATCGATGGACCCCTGGGCCTGGACGACCTCTTCGGGCTGACCGGGCTATCACTGCCAAAACTCAAAAGTCGTACCCAGGGAGGCCAAACACCGGCTGTGCTTGCACGCAGTCAGCAGCACCTGGTTGAAGAGGGCGCGATCAAAGCGGATGAATTCGAATCGATCTTCTCGGTGATTCGTCGTCAAGACATCCTTCTGCATCATCCCTACGAGCTCTTCTCCACAACCGTCGAAGAGTTCATCAATCAGGCAGCGGACGATCCCCAGGTGATGGGCATCAAGATGACGCTCTACCGCACCTCCAAAGACTCTCCGATCATCGCTGCCCTGATCCGCGCTGCTGAAAACGGCAAGCAGGTGATGGCACTGGTGGAATTGAAAGCGCGATTTGACGAAGACAACAACATTCAATGGGCCCGGCACCTGGAGCAGTCAGGGGTTCACGTTGTCTACGGCGTGCTTGGGCTCAAAACGCACACCAAGATCGTTCTGGTGGTTCGTAAGGAGAAAGAGAAGCTGCAGAGTTATGTGCACATCGGCACTGGCAACTACAACTCCAAGACTTCGAAGCTTTACACCGATCTAGGCCTGCTCACAGCCAACCAAGAGCTGGGACAAGACCTGGTTGAACTGTTCAATTACCTCACCGGTTTTTCGAAGCAGCAAAGCTTCCGTCGCTTGCTCGTGGCCCCCGTCACGTTGCGAAAAGGTATGGAGCTGTTGATACGCCGAGAGATTGAGCATGCCCAACAAGGCAGACAGGCCGTGATCCGAGCCAAAATGAATTCCCTGGTCGATCCCAGCATCATTTCGCTTCTTTATGAGGCGTCTCAAGCCGGAGTGAAGATCGAATTGATCATTCGCGGCATGTGCAGCCTGTATCCAAACCGCCAGGGGTTGAGCGAAAACATTCGGGTGATCAGCATCATCGGCCAATTCCTGGAACATTCGAGGATCTTTTGGTTTGCCAACGGTGGCTCTCCAGAGGTTTATATCGGCAGTGCCGACTGGATGAGCCGCAACCTGGACCGCCGTATTGAAGCGGTCACACCAATCGAAGATCCAGAACATCGCCAGAAACTGGAACGCCTGCTGCAGCTTTACCTGAATGACAACCAAGGCGCCTGGGACATGCAGAGCGACGGCACGTTTACACAGCGCAAACCAACGAATGAGGCCCCAGAACGCAATTCCCAGATTCAATTGGTCAAGGAATGGAGCAAGGGCATCCAATCCTTGTAA
- the acnB gene encoding bifunctional aconitate hydratase 2/2-methylisocitrate dehydratase, with the protein MLSAYRELAAAREAQGVPALPLNAEQTQGLTELLQNPPAGEEAFLMHLLSDRIPPGVDEAAYVKATWLSAVAQGEATSPLVSPLEATRLLGTMVGGYNVAALIELLKNPDAALAGCAAEGLSRTLLVYDAFNEVMDLAAGNRFAQQVVDSWAAAEWFTCKPELADSITVTVFKVEGETNTDDLSPATHATTRPDIPLHALAMLETRDQEGLKTIATLKDKGHPVAYVGDVVGTGSSRKSAINSVLWHTGNDIPHVPNKRAGGVILGGKIAPIFFNTAEDSGALPIECDVSELNTGDVITIRPNAGTIERDGTVVSRFELKPTTISDEVRAGGRIPLMIGRALTDKIRTKLGLSPSELFIRPSAPADTGKGFTLAQKMVGKACGLAGVRPGTSCEPLMTTVGSQDTTGPMTRDEMKELACLGFSSDLVMQSFCHTAAYPKPVDLQTQKDLPDFFAQRGGVALRPGDGIIHSWLNRMLLPDTVGTGGDSHTRFPLGISFPGGSGVVAFAAAIGAMPLDMPESVLVRFSGSLQPGVTLRDVVNAIPWVAIQRGLLTVEKANKKNLFNGRIMEIEGLPDLKLEQAFELTDASAERSCAGCTIKLSEDTVSEYLRSNVALLKNMIARGYSDARTLARRIKEMEAWLANPQLMSADPDAEYAEVLEINLNELTEPVVACPNDPDNVKLLSEVAGDPVQEVFIGSCMTNIGHYRAAAKVLEGAGQNTARLWVCPPTRMDEETLKAEGYYTTFEAAGSRMEMPGCSLCMGNQARVEDNTTVFSTSTRNFNNRLGKGAQVYLGSAELAAVCAQLGRIPTPEEYSSIAAEKIDPLSDELYRYLNFDQISGFEDQGRVVSADDEATVLAQA; encoded by the coding sequence ATGCTGAGCGCTTACCGCGAGCTGGCCGCCGCCCGGGAAGCCCAGGGCGTTCCCGCTCTTCCGCTCAATGCCGAGCAGACCCAGGGACTGACCGAACTGCTGCAGAACCCTCCTGCCGGCGAAGAAGCGTTCCTGATGCACCTGCTGAGCGACCGGATCCCCCCGGGTGTGGATGAAGCCGCTTACGTGAAGGCCACATGGCTCAGCGCCGTGGCCCAAGGAGAAGCCACCAGTCCCCTGGTGTCACCGCTGGAAGCCACGCGCCTGCTGGGGACGATGGTGGGCGGATACAACGTGGCCGCCCTGATCGAGCTGCTGAAGAACCCTGACGCTGCACTGGCCGGCTGTGCTGCGGAGGGACTCAGCCGAACGCTGCTTGTTTACGACGCGTTCAACGAAGTGATGGATCTGGCGGCAGGCAACCGCTTTGCCCAACAAGTTGTGGACAGCTGGGCCGCAGCCGAGTGGTTCACCTGCAAGCCGGAACTGGCCGACAGCATCACCGTCACGGTGTTCAAGGTCGAGGGCGAAACCAACACAGACGATCTCTCGCCGGCCACCCACGCCACCACCCGGCCGGACATCCCTCTCCATGCCCTGGCGATGCTCGAAACCCGAGATCAAGAGGGTCTGAAAACGATCGCGACCCTGAAAGACAAGGGCCATCCCGTGGCTTACGTCGGTGACGTGGTGGGAACAGGAAGCTCCCGCAAGAGCGCCATCAACTCGGTGCTGTGGCACACCGGCAATGACATTCCCCATGTGCCCAACAAACGGGCCGGTGGCGTGATTCTTGGCGGCAAGATCGCCCCGATCTTCTTCAACACCGCCGAGGACTCCGGCGCCCTACCGATCGAATGCGATGTCAGTGAACTGAACACCGGTGATGTCATCACGATCCGACCCAATGCCGGCACGATCGAACGCGACGGCACCGTGGTGAGTCGGTTCGAGCTCAAGCCCACCACGATTAGCGACGAGGTGCGGGCCGGCGGTCGCATCCCCCTGATGATCGGTCGCGCCCTCACCGACAAGATACGCACCAAGCTTGGCCTCAGCCCTTCGGAACTGTTCATCCGCCCCTCGGCACCGGCGGACACAGGCAAGGGCTTCACCCTGGCTCAGAAAATGGTGGGCAAAGCCTGCGGCCTCGCCGGCGTCCGACCCGGTACCAGCTGCGAGCCGCTGATGACCACCGTCGGCTCCCAAGACACCACCGGCCCGATGACACGGGACGAAATGAAGGAACTGGCCTGCCTGGGCTTTTCCTCCGACCTGGTGATGCAGAGCTTCTGCCACACCGCCGCCTATCCGAAGCCGGTGGATCTGCAGACCCAAAAGGACTTGCCCGACTTCTTCGCCCAACGCGGTGGCGTGGCTCTGCGGCCGGGTGACGGCATCATCCACAGCTGGCTGAACCGGATGCTCCTCCCCGACACCGTCGGCACCGGCGGCGACAGCCACACCCGCTTCCCCCTCGGCATTTCCTTCCCAGGAGGCTCCGGGGTTGTGGCCTTTGCGGCCGCCATCGGCGCCATGCCGCTGGACATGCCGGAATCCGTGCTGGTGCGCTTCAGCGGGTCATTGCAACCCGGCGTCACCCTCCGGGATGTGGTGAATGCCATCCCCTGGGTGGCCATTCAGCGGGGGCTACTCACCGTTGAAAAGGCCAACAAGAAAAACCTGTTCAATGGCCGGATCATGGAGATCGAAGGTCTCCCCGACTTGAAGCTGGAGCAAGCCTTCGAACTCACCGATGCCAGCGCCGAGCGCTCCTGCGCCGGCTGCACCATCAAGCTCTCAGAAGACACGGTGAGCGAATACCTGCGCAGCAATGTGGCGCTGCTTAAGAACATGATCGCCCGCGGCTACAGCGATGCCCGCACCCTGGCCCGCCGGATCAAGGAGATGGAGGCCTGGCTGGCCAACCCGCAGCTGATGAGCGCCGACCCTGACGCTGAGTACGCCGAAGTACTGGAAATCAATCTGAACGAGCTCACCGAACCCGTGGTGGCCTGCCCCAATGACCCCGACAACGTGAAGTTGCTCAGCGAGGTGGCCGGTGACCCGGTACAGGAGGTTTTCATCGGCTCCTGCATGACCAACATCGGTCATTACCGAGCCGCGGCGAAAGTGCTGGAAGGCGCCGGTCAGAACACCGCGCGCCTCTGGGTCTGCCCCCCGACTCGAATGGACGAGGAAACCCTGAAAGCCGAGGGCTACTACACCACCTTCGAGGCCGCAGGGTCCCGCATGGAGATGCCGGGCTGCTCCCTTTGCATGGGCAACCAGGCCCGCGTGGAGGACAACACCACCGTGTTCTCCACCAGCACCCGCAACTTCAACAATCGCCTGGGCAAAGGTGCTCAGGTGTACCTGGGAAGCGCTGAACTGGCCGCCGTCTGCGCCCAGCTGGGTCGAATCCCCACGCCGGAGGAGTACAGCAGCATCGCGGCCGAGAAAATCGATCCCCTCTCCGACGAGCTCTACCGCTATCTGAACTTCGATCAGATCAGCGGTTTTGAAGACCAGGGGCGTGTGGTCAGTGCTGACGATGAAGCAACTGTTCTGGCTCAGGCCTGA
- a CDS encoding 3-deoxy-7-phosphoheptulonate synthase has product MATTSDLHVVETRPLVAPAVLHQELPIDVAALETVASARQRIQDILSGRDDRLLVVVGPCSVHDVKAAREYAQRLAPIRERLKDQLDVVMRVYFEKPRTTVGWKGLINDPHLDDSYDINTGLRRARGLLLDLAREGMPAATELLDPVVPQYIADLISWTAIGARTTESQTHREMASGLSMPIGYKNSTNGSAIIAINAMQAASKPHHFLGINREGHASIVSTTGNPYGHLVLRGGSRGSNYHLEAVQAAAAELSQAGLQDRLMVDCSHANSNKDFRRQAEVLASVAEQLRGGSNHVMGVMIESHLVEGNQKLSADLSQLTYGQSVTDACISLETTEALLDDLAAAVASRKQTVTA; this is encoded by the coding sequence ATGGCCACCACCTCCGATTTGCATGTGGTGGAGACACGTCCCCTTGTTGCCCCTGCGGTGTTGCATCAGGAGCTGCCCATTGATGTGGCGGCACTCGAGACCGTGGCGTCCGCCCGCCAGCGCATCCAGGACATTCTCAGCGGTCGTGACGACCGCTTGCTCGTGGTGGTGGGTCCCTGCTCCGTGCACGATGTCAAAGCAGCCCGTGAGTATGCCCAGCGTTTGGCACCCATCCGTGAGCGCCTGAAGGATCAGTTGGATGTGGTGATGCGGGTGTACTTCGAGAAGCCCCGGACCACGGTCGGTTGGAAGGGGTTGATCAACGATCCCCATCTCGATGACTCCTATGACATCAACACGGGTCTGCGTCGGGCCAGGGGATTGCTGCTGGATCTCGCCCGTGAGGGAATGCCTGCTGCAACGGAACTGCTCGATCCAGTGGTTCCGCAGTACATCGCTGATCTGATCAGCTGGACTGCGATCGGTGCAAGGACGACGGAGAGTCAGACCCACCGTGAAATGGCGTCAGGTCTGTCGATGCCGATCGGCTACAAAAACAGCACGAACGGCAGCGCCATCATCGCGATCAATGCCATGCAGGCTGCCTCGAAGCCGCATCATTTTCTCGGCATCAATCGTGAGGGTCATGCCTCGATCGTCAGCACCACGGGCAACCCCTATGGACATCTCGTGCTGCGCGGAGGCAGCCGAGGCAGCAACTACCACCTGGAGGCCGTGCAGGCGGCCGCGGCGGAGTTGAGCCAGGCCGGTCTGCAGGACCGGCTGATGGTGGATTGCAGCCATGCCAACAGCAACAAAGATTTCCGGCGGCAGGCGGAGGTGCTGGCCAGCGTTGCCGAGCAGTTGCGGGGTGGGTCCAATCACGTGATGGGCGTCATGATTGAGAGCCATTTGGTGGAAGGCAATCAGAAGCTCAGCGCCGACTTGTCGCAGCTGACCTACGGCCAGAGCGTCACGGATGCCTGCATCAGCCTCGAGACCACCGAAGCGCTGCTGGATGATCTGGCCGCGGCCGTTGCCAGTCGCAAACAGACGGTCACTGCTTGA
- a CDS encoding RpoD/SigA family RNA polymerase sigma factor: MGIPLESSGTTRQSSRKEPALPSTGRRPSSRQGGRLATDSIGFYLSSIGRIPLLTAAEEIELAHHVQAMKQLQELPEEELTSRHRHKIRMGKRARDRMMAANLRLVVSVAKKYQNQGLELLDLVQEGAIGLERAVDKFDPAMGYKFSTYAYWWIRQGMTRAIDNSARTIRLPIHISEKLSKMRRISRELSHRFGRQPNRLELASAMGIEPRELEDLMSQSAPCASLDAHARGEEDRSTLGELIPDPNGEEPMEGMDRSIQKEHLGGWLSQLNEREQKILKLRFGLGGEEPLTLAEIGRQINVSRERVRQLEAKAILKLRAMTNHQQAA; this comes from the coding sequence ATGGGGATCCCTCTGGAATCTTCCGGCACGACACGTCAGTCGTCCCGGAAGGAACCTGCGTTGCCGTCCACTGGACGTCGACCATCTTCGCGACAAGGAGGGCGGCTCGCCACCGACTCCATCGGTTTTTACTTGAGCAGCATCGGACGTATTCCGTTGCTGACGGCAGCCGAAGAAATCGAACTTGCACATCATGTGCAAGCAATGAAACAACTTCAGGAGTTGCCTGAGGAGGAGCTGACCTCTCGGCATCGGCACAAGATCCGCATGGGCAAACGGGCCCGCGATCGGATGATGGCAGCCAACCTCCGCCTCGTGGTGAGTGTGGCCAAGAAATACCAGAACCAAGGTCTTGAACTTCTCGACCTGGTTCAGGAAGGTGCCATTGGCTTGGAGCGAGCGGTCGACAAGTTCGACCCCGCCATGGGCTACAAATTCTCCACCTATGCCTACTGGTGGATTCGCCAGGGCATGACGCGGGCCATCGACAACAGCGCCCGAACCATTCGCCTGCCGATCCACATCAGCGAAAAACTCTCGAAGATGCGTCGCATCTCCCGAGAACTATCCCACCGCTTCGGTCGTCAACCAAATCGGCTTGAGTTGGCGAGTGCCATGGGCATCGAACCCAGGGAACTGGAAGATCTGATGTCCCAGAGCGCACCATGTGCATCGCTGGATGCCCATGCCCGTGGCGAGGAAGATCGCAGCACCCTTGGCGAACTGATCCCGGATCCCAATGGTGAAGAGCCGATGGAAGGGATGGATCGCAGTATCCAAAAAGAACACCTCGGTGGCTGGCTGTCTCAACTGAACGAGCGCGAGCAAAAGATTCTGAAGTTGCGGTTCGGTCTTGGCGGTGAAGAGCCTCTGACCCTTGCGGAGATCGGTCGTCAGATCAATGTGTCCCGCGAGCGCGTCCGACAGCTGGAAGCCAAGGCGATTCTCAAGCTGCGGGCCATGACAAACCACCAACAAGCCGCATAA